The following proteins are encoded in a genomic region of Parus major isolate Abel chromosome 18, Parus_major1.1, whole genome shotgun sequence:
- the DNAH17 gene encoding dynein heavy chain 17, axonemal isoform X2: MATHHAGHSQGHPHELTRAQLTAAAEGDPVPAQVVLCFSPVGSTLRVRARRFPAVVNCTAIDWFHEWPEDALVSVSSRFLEETPDIEPEVKASISRFMSFVHTSSKEMSKIYLAVERRYNYTTPKTFLEQIKLYQNLLADKRSKLSASIDRLEKGLMKLQSTASQVDDLKAMLAIQEVELKQKNEDTDKLIHVVGVETEKVSKEKAIADEEELKVEAINKMVAEKQRACASDLAEAEVVLSAAREALDTLNKYNLTELKSFGAPPPEVVNVMAAVLVLTAENGKIPKDRSWTAGKVKIGKADTFLASLKNYDGENIPEACLKAFEPYRNDPGFNPEFIKSKSTAAAGLCSWCLNMVRFYEVHCTVKPKRQAVADADAELAEAQQRLSRIKSKIVALNANLENLTAQFEKATAEKIKCQQEADETNKVINLANRLVGGLASENVRWAESVEQLREQEKTLCGDVLLVSAFVSYIGYFTKKYRAELMEKHWVPFLHGLTVPIPITPDLDPLSLLTDSADVAAWNNQGLPSDRTSTENAAILCSTQRWPLLVDAQLQGSKWIKNKYGEDLQIVRLGQRRYLDIIAQAVSEGQTLLIEDIGETVEAVLDPLLGRTAKGRYIRIGDKEVEYNQQFRLILHTRCFNPHYKPEVQAQCTLINFLVTREGLEDQLLAAVVARERPDLETLKANLTKSQNEFKIKLKELEDSLLARLSAAGGDFLRDTALVENLEITKRTAKEIEEKVKEAKVTEVQINVARENYRPAAERASLLYFILSDLCKINPIYQFSLKAFNGVFEKAIQRAIPSDDTRQRVINLTDQITYSVYVYTAQGLFERDKLIFLAQVAFQVLALKKEVNPAELDFLLRFPSKTGVTSPVDFLQHQSWGAVKALSEMEEFSSLENDIESSAKRWKRFVEMEAPENEVFPMDWKNKTALQKLCVLRCLRPDRMTYAIRKFVEEKMGSKYVKGRSIDLSEVYKESSPSTPLFFILSPGVDPLKDVEALGTRLGFTIDNGKIHNVSLGQGQEVVAEHAMEVAAAEGHWVILQNIHLVARWLDTLEKLVEHHSLESHAEYRLFMSAEPAPSPEAHIIPQGLLDNSIKITSEPPTGMRANLHGALDLFSQETLEQCSKETEFRCILFALCYFHAAVAERRRFGTQGWNRSYPFNNGDLTVSVNVLHNYLEANTKVPWDDLRYLFGEIMYGGHITDDWDRRLCRTYLSEYVQPEMLDGEVSLAPGFMIPPRMDYEAYHQYIDDNLPGESPHLYGLHPNAEMGFLTVTSDRLFRTVLELQPKESEAAGGSGTSREEQVKSVLDEIIGQLPDPFNMEEMMAKAKEKTPYTVVALQECERMNILTNEIRRSLKELDLGLQGELTITSEMEELANALFYDNVPESWTRYAYPSLLSLANWYADLLLRIRELEVWSTDFVLPSSVWLAGFFNPQSFLTAIMQSTARKKQWPLDKMCLAVDVTKKIREDITFPPREGSYVHGLFMEGARWDVPSGSMADARMKELTPEMPVILLRAVPVDRMDTTNVYECPVYKTRMRGPTYVWTFNLKTKEKPAKWVLAGVALLLEA, encoded by the exons ATGGCCACACACCATgctgggcactcccagggacaCCCACACGAGCTCACCCGTGCTCAGCTGACTGCAGCCGCTGAAGGGGACCCGGTTCCAGCCCAG gTTGTCCTCTGCTTCTCCCCCGTGGGCTCAACCCTGCGTGTGCGGGCCAGGAGGTTCCCAGCCGTAGTCAACTGCACGGCCATCGACTGGTTCCACGAGTGGCCAGAGGATGCTCTGGTGTCCGTCAGCAGCAGGTTCCTGGAGGAAACACCAGACATCGAG CCAGAGGTCAAGGCCTCCATCAGCCGCTTCATGTCCTTCGTGCACACAAGCTCAAAGGAGATGTCCAAGATCTACCTGGCCGTGGAGAGACGCTATAATTATACCACGCCAAAGACCTTCTTGGAGCAGATAAAGCTCTACCAAAACCTGCTGGCAGATAAAAGGAGCAAGCTCTCTGCCAGCATCgacaggctggagaaggggctgatgaagctgcagagcacagcatcACAG GTGGACGACCTGAAAGCCATGCTGGCAATCCAGGAGGTAGAGCTGAAGCAGAAGAATGAGGACACAGACAAACTGATCCACGTGGTGGGTGTTGAGACTGAGAAGGTCAGCAAGGAGAAAGCCATTGCTGATGAGGAGGAGCTGAAGGTTGAGGCCATCAACAAG ATGGTGGCTGAGAAGCAACGAGCCTGTGCAAGCGACCTGGCAGAAGCAGAGGTGGTGCTCTCTGCCGCGCGCGAGGCCCTCGACACGCTCAACAAG TACAACCTGACGGAGCTGAAGTCCTTTGGGGCCCCACCACCAGAGGTAGTGAATGTGATGGCAGCTGTGTTGGTTCTGACGGCTGAAAACGGCAAGATTCCAAAGGACAGGAGCTGGACAGCAGGAAAAGTCAAGATAGGAAAAGCAGACACTTTCCTTGCAAGCTTAAAAAACTATGATGGAGAAAACATCCCTGAGGCCTGTCTCAAGGCATTTGA GCCCTACCGGAACGACCCCGGCTTTAATCCAGAGTTCATCAAGTCCAAGTCGACAGCcgcagcagggctgtgctcctggTGCCTCAACATGGTTCGCTTCTACGAGGTGCACTGCACGGTGAAGCCCAAGAGACAGGCAGTGGCTGATGCTGATGCCGAGCTGGCAGAGGCGCAGCAGAGGCTGAGTCGCATTAAGAGCAAAATTGTG GCCCTGAATGCAAATCTGGAGAATCTCACTGCTCAGTTTGAGAAAGCCACAGCAGAGAAGATCAAATGCCAGCAGGAGGCTGATGAAACCAACAAAGTCATCAACTTGGCAAACAG GCTCGTTGGGGGCCTGGCATCCGAAAACGTCCGCTGGGCTGAGTCAGTGGAGCAGCtcagagagcaggagaagaCGCTGTGTGGGGACGTGCTGCTGGTCTCTGCCTTCGTGTCCTACATCGGATACTTCACCAAGAAGTACAGGGCCGAGCTTATGGAGAAGCACTGGGTCCCCTTCCTCCACGGGCTGACG GTGCCCATCCCCATCACCCCAGACCTGGaccccctcagcctcctcacGGACTCTGCCGATGTGGCTGCCTGGAACAACCAGGGGCTGCCCAGCGACCGCACTTCCACCGAGAACGCTGCCAtcctctgcagcacccagcGGTGGCCGCTGCTCGTGGACgcccagctgcagggcagcaagTGGATCAAGAACAAATACGGGGAGGACCTGCAGATTGTCCGCCTGGGCCAGCGAAG GTACCTGGACATCATTGCCCAGGCGGTGTCTGAAGGACAGACGCTGCTGATCGAGGACATCGGTGAGACGGTGGAGGCAGTGCTGGACCCGCTGCTGGGCAGGACTGCCAAGGGCAG ATACATTAGAATTGGAGATAAAGAAGTAGAGTATAACCAGCAGTTCCGCCTAATCCTGCATACCCGATGTTTCAACCCGCACTACAAGCCAGAAGTGCAGGCTCAGTGCACTCTCATCAACTTCTTGGTGACACGGGAGGGCCTGGAGgaccagctgctggctgctgtggtAGCCCGGGAGCGGCCAGACCTGGAGACCCTGAAG GCAAACCTGACCAAGAGCCAGAACGAGTTCAAGATcaagctgaaggagctggaggactCACTGCTCGCCCGGCTGTCGGCTGCCGGGGGGGATTTCCTGCGGGACACAGCACTGGTGGAGAACCTGGAGATAACGAAGCGCACAGCCAAGGAAATTGAGGAAAAA GTAAAAGAAGCTAAAGTCACTGAAGTACAAATAAACGTTGCGAGAGAGAACTACCGGCCGGCAGCAGAGCGCGCATCCCTGCTGTACTTCATCCTGAGCGACCTTTGCAAGATCAACCCCATCTACCAGTTCTCTCTCAAG GCCTTCAACGGGGTCTTTGAGAAAGCCATCCAACGTGCGATCCCCAGCGACGACACCCGGCAAAGGGTGATCAACCTGACAGACCAGATCACCTACTCAGTCTATGTGTACACTGCACAGGGCCTCTTTGAGAGAGACAAACTCATcttcctggcacaggttgccttCCAG GTCCTGGCCCTCAAGAAAGAAGTgaacccagcagagctggactTTCTCCTGCGCTTCCCTTCCAAGACTGGTGTCACGTCCCCTGTGGActtcctgcagcaccagagctggGGTGCTGTCAAG GCACTTTCAGAAATGGAAGAGTTCAGCAGCCTGGAGAACGACATTGAGAGTTCagcaaagagatggaaaaggttTGTGGAGATGGAGGCACCAGAGAACGAGGTGTTCCCCATGGACTGGAAGAACAAGACAGCCCTACagaagctgtgtgtgctgcGGTGCCTGCGCCCTGACAGGATGACCTATGCCATCAG GAAGTTTGTGGAAGAGAAGATGGGAAGCAAGTATGTGAAAGGAAGGAGCATTGATCTCTCTGAGGTGTACAAGGAGAGCAGCCCCTCCACGCCTCTGTTTTTCATCCTCTCCCCCGGTGTTGACCCGCTGAAGGATGTGGAGGCACTGG GCACGAGGCTGGGTTTCACCATTGACAACGGGAAGATCCACAATGTGTCACTGGGGCAAGGCCAGGAGGTTGTGGCAGAGCACGCCATGgaggtggcagctgcagagggccACTGGGTCATCCTGCAG AACATCCACCTAGTGGCCCGGTGGCTGGACACGCTGGAGAAGCTGGTGGAGCACCACAGCCTGGAGAGCCACGCCGAGTACCGGCTGTTCATGAGCGCCgagccagcccccagccccgaGGCACACATCATCCCACAGGGGCTGCTGGACAACTCCATCAAGATCACCAGCGAGCCGCCCACGGGCATGCGCGCCAACCTGCACGGAGCCCTCgacctcttctcccag GAAACACTGGAGCAGTGCAGCAAAGAAACCGAGTTCAGGTGCATCCTTTTTGCACTTTGCTACTTCCACGCGGCGGTGGCCGAGCGGCGCAGGTTTGGCACCCAGGGCTGGAACAGGTCGTACCCCTTCAACAACGGCGACCTGACCGTCTCTGTTAACGTCCTGCACAACTACCTGGAGGCCAACACCAAG GTACCGTGGGATGACCTCCGGTACCTCTTTGGTGAGATCATGTACGGGGGGCACATCACTGATGACTGGGACCGCCGGCTGTGCCGCACGTACCTGAGCGAGTACGTCCAGCCCGAGATGCTGGATGGGGAGGTGTCCTTGGCTCCAGGGTTTATGATCCCTCCACGCATGGATTACGAG GCCTACCACCAGTACATCGATGACAACCTGCCAGGAGAGAGCCCCCACCTGTACGGGCTGCACCCCAATGCTGAGATGGGTTTCCTGACCGTCACCTCGGACAGGCTCTTCCGCACAGTGCTGGAACTGCAGCCCAAGGAATCCGAGGCTGCCGGAGGCTCGGGGACCTCCCGAGAGGAACAG GTGAAGTCAGTCCTGGATGAAATCATTGGGCAGCTGCCAGACCCATTCAACATGGAGGAGATGATGgcaaaggcaaaggaaaaaaccccatacaCTGTGGTAGCTCTCCAGGAATGTGAAAGGATGAACATCCTGACCAACGAGATCAGGCGCTCGCTGAAGGAGCTGGACCTGGGACTGCAG GGAGAGCTGACGATTACATCTGAGATGGAAGAGCTGGCAAATGCTCTCTTCTATGACAACGTTCCAGAATCATGGACACGTTATGCCTatccctccctcctcagctTGGCAAACTGGTATGCAGACCTGCTCCTGCGGATCAGG gaactgGAAGTCTGGTCAACAGATTTTGTGCTGCCTTCATCAGTGTGGCTGGCAGGGTTCTTCAACCCCCAATCCTTCCTCACAGCCATCATGCAGTCCACAGCCAGGAAAAAGCAGTGGCCACTGGATAAGATGTGTCTGGCAGTGGATGTGACCAAGAAGATCCGTGAGGACATAACATTTCCCCCTAGAGAAGGCTCCTACGTGCATGGGCTGTTCATGGAAG GTGCGCGCTGGGACGTGCCCTCGGGGTCGATGGCGGACGCGCGGATGAAGGAGCTGACGCCGGAGATGCCGGTCATCCTGCTCAGAGCCGTCCCCGTGGACCGCATGGACACCACCAACGTCTACGAATGTCCCGTCTACAAGACACGGATGCGAGGGCCCACCTACGTCTGGACCTTCAACctgaagacaaaagaaaaacccgCCAAGTGGGTCCTGGCTGGTGTGGCTCTGCTCCTAGAGGCCTAG